Proteins from one Rosa chinensis cultivar Old Blush chromosome 7, RchiOBHm-V2, whole genome shotgun sequence genomic window:
- the LOC112180868 gene encoding membrane-anchored ubiquitin-fold protein 6, translating into MATQDLVEVKFRLSDGTDIGPHKYSPAATVASLKEKILTQWPKEKENGPRTINDLKLINAGKILENNRTLADSRLPVGELPGGLITMHVVVRIPVADKKSDKLQNDSPETPRCSCTIL; encoded by the exons ATGGCAACCCAAGATTTGGTTGAGGTCAAATTCAGATTATCCGATGGCACCGACATAGGTCCACACAAGTATAGCCCAGCTGCTACTGTAGCATCACTCAAAGAGAAAATACTTACACAATGGCCCAAag AGAAAGAAAATGGTCCAAGGACGATAAATGATTTGAAGCTTATTAATGCGGGAAAGATACTGGAAAACAACAGGACACTTGCTGATTCTAGACTTCCAGTTGGTGAACTCCCAGGAGGTCTCATCACTATGCATGTGGTTGTGCGTATTCCTGTTGCAGACAAAAAGAGTG ATAAATTGCAGAATGATTCACCGGAAACACCTCGATGTTCATGCACAATATTGTAG